One Deinococcus sp. YIM 134068 genomic region harbors:
- a CDS encoding DegV family protein, with the protein MTPLFAVATDGGLDAFAGLLNAVPVAPFSLNFGSKTYRMDEITREELYRELQGNPVHPTSSQPTPQDWATAYAAAGGGAGLPVLALTISAALSGSRNAAEQARTVAPDLPVTIHDTRTISAAQAFQVHAAASAAQRGETLDTALDWVRRTHEETELYFTIETLEYLRRGGRIGRVQATLGGLLNLKPVITVDRQTAAYTNVGRARSYKGATLALAAQVTARYGEGTPLRLGLLYGSVREDADALLEAIKERHPIVWSGFAGVNPVLNVHTGPRALGVAAAPGKWAWERS; encoded by the coding sequence ATGACACCCCTATTTGCCGTGGCGACCGACGGCGGGCTGGACGCCTTCGCGGGCCTGCTCAACGCCGTGCCCGTCGCGCCCTTCAGCCTGAACTTCGGCTCGAAGACGTACCGGATGGACGAGATCACGCGCGAGGAGCTGTACCGCGAGCTTCAGGGCAATCCCGTCCACCCCACGAGCAGCCAGCCCACCCCGCAGGACTGGGCGACGGCGTACGCGGCGGCGGGCGGAGGCGCAGGCCTCCCCGTCCTCGCCCTCACGATCAGCGCGGCACTGTCGGGGAGCCGGAACGCGGCGGAGCAGGCGCGAACGGTGGCACCGGACCTTCCCGTCACCATCCACGACACGCGCACGATCAGCGCGGCGCAGGCGTTTCAGGTTCACGCGGCGGCAAGTGCGGCCCAGAGGGGCGAGACGCTGGACACGGCGCTGGACTGGGTGCGGCGCACGCACGAGGAGACGGAGCTGTACTTCACCATCGAGACGCTGGAGTACCTGCGCCGAGGCGGGCGCATCGGGCGGGTGCAGGCCACGCTGGGCGGGCTGCTCAACCTCAAGCCCGTCATCACGGTGGACCGTCAGACCGCCGCCTACACGAACGTGGGCCGCGCCCGCTCCTACAAAGGGGCCACCCTGGCCCTCGCCGCGCAGGTCACGGCCCGCTACGGCGAGGGCACACCCCTGCGCCTCGGCCTGCTCTACGGCAGCGTGCGGGAGGATGCCGACGCGCTGCTGGAGGCGATCAAGGAGCGTCACCCCATCGTCTGGTCGGGCTTCGCGGGCGTGAACCCGGTCCTCAACGTCCACACCGGGCCGAGGGCGTTGGGGGTGGCGGCGGCACCGGGGAAGTGGGCGTGGGAGAGGAGTTAG
- a CDS encoding N-acetylmannosamine-6-phosphate 2-epimerase gives MHSLLASLRGQLIVSVQADEGSPLRDTALIVALSRAALVGGAAGLRLRSGEDIRAVRAIAGNVPIIGLTKNNHPDTDVYITATPDEVREVAGAGADVVAFDGTDLPRPFTVGELVGATHAAGALAMADISTLEEARAALAAGADIVGTTMSGYTPHSPKQPEPDFALMDALREGGLPFIAEGRLNTPELAAEALRRGAHAVVVGSAITRPDHVTRWFVGAVRGA, from the coding sequence ATGCATTCCCTCCTGGCATCCCTACGCGGCCAACTCATCGTGAGCGTGCAGGCGGACGAGGGCAGCCCGCTACGGGACACGGCCCTCATCGTGGCGCTGAGCCGGGCGGCGCTGGTGGGCGGGGCGGCGGGCTTGCGGCTGCGGAGTGGCGAGGACATTCGGGCGGTGCGGGCGATTGCGGGGAACGTGCCCATCATCGGCCTGACGAAGAACAACCATCCCGACACCGACGTGTACATCACCGCCACGCCGGACGAGGTGCGCGAGGTGGCCGGGGCGGGCGCGGACGTGGTGGCCTTCGACGGGACGGACCTGCCCCGGCCCTTTACGGTGGGCGAACTCGTGGGAGCCACGCACGCGGCGGGCGCGTTGGCGATGGCCGACATCAGCACGCTGGAGGAGGCGCGGGCGGCCCTCGCGGCGGGCGCGGACATCGTGGGCACGACGATGAGCGGGTACACGCCGCACAGCCCGAAGCAGCCGGAGCCGGACTTCGCCCTGATGGACGCCCTGCGCGAGGGGGGGCTGCCCTTCATCGCCGAGGGGCGGCTGAACACGCCGGAACTGGCGGCGGAGGCGTTGCGGCGGGGTGCTCATGCGGTCGTGGTGGGGAGCGCGATCACCCGCCCGGACCACGTGACACGGTGGTTCGTGGGGGCGGTGCGGGGGGCGTGA
- a CDS encoding tryptophan-rich sensory protein: protein MTGVRSLRALTLPQALLAAGQEAGRVLRRVATAAVDAARDLVRQVTGRLSGAAVGSAPATVPAVPEDRQPGGALRLAALVVPFLSVGLGVLSGTRGWFGPTIEQLSDRQNTGILIQPTNGAFGIWSAIYPGLLGLAAAQAFGAGRDNPRYARARLPLIVNMGFNFVWFVATQREWRLASTAVLIGQFLTALWLYHALEIPRVRVHGLERVLRVSASLYAGWLTVATVLTVASALEVLGFTGLGLSAPAWALIMLPVCAAIGLLGRFAWRDPVYGAVFVWAFSGVAIKAGQPQSVVVTARLLAGVMLVSLLPPVARRLAPGPDREG from the coding sequence ATGACCGGAGTACGTTCTTTGCGCGCCCTCACCCTGCCCCAGGCTCTGCTGGCCGCCGGGCAGGAGGCGGGCCGGGTCCTGCGGCGGGTGGCGACGGCGGCAGTGGACGCTGCCCGCGACCTCGTGCGGCAGGTGACGGGCCGTTTGAGTGGGGCGGCGGTCGGCTCGGCCCCCGCGACTGTGCCCGCCGTGCCCGAAGATCGGCAACCTGGCGGTGCGTTGCGCCTCGCCGCCCTCGTCGTGCCCTTTCTCAGCGTGGGCCTGGGCGTCCTCAGCGGGACGCGGGGCTGGTTCGGGCCGACCATCGAACAGCTTTCCGACCGGCAGAACACGGGCATTCTGATTCAGCCCACCAACGGCGCGTTCGGCATCTGGAGCGCGATCTATCCGGGCCTGCTCGGACTGGCCGCCGCGCAGGCGTTCGGGGCGGGCCGGGACAATCCGCGCTACGCCCGCGCCCGGCTGCCCCTGATCGTCAACATGGGCTTCAACTTCGTATGGTTCGTTGCCACCCAGCGGGAGTGGCGTCTCGCGTCCACCGCCGTGCTGATCGGACAATTCCTGACGGCGCTGTGGCTGTACCACGCGCTGGAGATTCCGCGAGTCCGGGTGCATGGCCTCGAACGCGTCCTGCGCGTCTCCGCCAGCCTGTATGCCGGGTGGCTCACCGTGGCGACCGTCCTCACCGTGGCCTCGGCGCTGGAGGTGCTGGGCTTCACGGGCCTGGGCCTGAGTGCCCCGGCGTGGGCGCTGATCATGCTGCCCGTCTGCGCGGCCATCGGCCTGCTCGGGCGCTTCGCGTGGCGGGACCCCGTGTACGGGGCGGTCTTCGTGTGGGCCTTCTCCGGGGTGGCGATCAAGGCGGGACAGCCGCAGAGCGTCGTCGTGACCGCGCGGCTGCTCGCCGGGGTGATGCTGGTCTCGCTGCTGCCCCCGGTGGCCCGCCGCCTGGCCCCTGGTCCTGACCGCGAGGGGTGA
- a CDS encoding response regulator — protein sequence MLSSETTPIEILLVEDTEADILLTEEAFAAAGIANRLHIARDGVEALAFLRHEGKDEEAPRPDVILLDINMPRMNGLELLALLKRDPDLMTIPVIMLTTSQAEEDILRSYQAHAASYVVKPIEFGRFYQAIQALGRYMLSIVRVPPG from the coding sequence ACCACCCCCATCGAGATTCTGCTCGTCGAGGACACCGAGGCGGACATCCTGCTCACGGAGGAAGCCTTCGCCGCCGCCGGCATCGCCAACCGGCTGCACATCGCCCGCGACGGCGTGGAGGCGCTCGCCTTTCTGCGCCACGAGGGCAAGGACGAGGAGGCCCCGCGCCCCGACGTGATCCTGCTCGACATCAACATGCCGCGCATGAACGGCCTCGAACTCCTCGCCCTGCTCAAGCGCGACCCCGACCTGATGACCATCCCCGTCATCATGCTGACCACCAGCCAGGCCGAGGAGGACATCCTGCGCTCCTACCAGGCCCACGCCGCGAGCTACGTCGTCAAGCCCATCGAGTTTGGCCGCTTCTATCAGGCGATCCAGGCCCTCGGGCGCTACATGCTGAGCATCGTACGGGTGCCGCCGGGGTAG
- a CDS encoding ABC transporter substrate-binding protein translates to MKKFLVTAALLTLGAASAQKTQMEFWTIALAPLFNDEMNRLVAQFEKENPNVDLKWVDVPATAIEQKLLAAIASGRPPAAVNLASDMVVKMMDQGALEPMTLTDAQRKTYFPAALGTFTFDGKVAGVPWYWAPKVVAYNTDIFRKAGLDPAKPPRTIQTMIAAARQIKDRTGNYGFMPNINNLNMLVLFQEAGLPIFDKSGGKAVFNGPEHVKLLQTYMDLYKKGYFPEDTMRRGFTAATELYSSGKLGMLITGPQFILRVENDNKAVYDVTRVAPYPINLAGNVIHTPLMGFSVPKGARDRALAQKLALFLTSDVNQLAFSKVTKTTFPSTVKASTNAFFKQGGQNAVDQGKLVASTELKKARDLTLVYPDASRLNKVFKDNIESAMSGQKGAKQALDDIVKAWNASL, encoded by the coding sequence ATGAAGAAGTTCCTCGTGACCGCCGCCCTGCTGACCCTCGGAGCGGCCTCCGCCCAGAAGACGCAGATGGAGTTCTGGACGATTGCCCTCGCGCCCCTGTTCAACGACGAGATGAACCGGCTGGTGGCCCAGTTCGAGAAGGAAAACCCGAACGTGGACCTGAAATGGGTGGACGTGCCCGCCACCGCCATCGAGCAGAAGCTGCTGGCCGCCATCGCCTCGGGCCGCCCGCCCGCCGCCGTGAACCTCGCGTCGGACATGGTGGTGAAGATGATGGACCAGGGCGCGCTGGAACCGATGACGTTGACGGACGCGCAGCGCAAGACGTACTTCCCGGCGGCGCTGGGCACCTTCACCTTCGACGGCAAGGTGGCGGGCGTGCCGTGGTACTGGGCACCGAAGGTCGTGGCGTATAACACCGACATCTTCCGCAAGGCGGGGCTGGACCCGGCCAAGCCGCCCCGCACCATCCAGACGATGATTGCGGCGGCGCGGCAGATCAAGGACAGGACGGGAAATTACGGCTTCATGCCGAACATCAACAACCTGAACATGCTCGTCCTCTTTCAGGAGGCGGGGCTGCCCATCTTCGACAAGAGCGGCGGCAAGGCGGTGTTCAACGGCCCCGAGCACGTCAAGCTCCTCCAGACGTACATGGACCTGTACAAGAAGGGCTATTTCCCCGAGGACACCATGCGCCGGGGCTTCACCGCCGCCACCGAGCTGTACTCCAGCGGCAAGCTGGGGATGCTGATCACCGGGCCGCAGTTCATCCTGCGCGTGGAGAACGACAACAAGGCCGTGTACGACGTGACGCGGGTGGCCCCGTACCCCATCAACCTCGCCGGGAACGTCATCCATACGCCGCTGATGGGCTTTTCCGTCCCGAAGGGTGCCCGTGACAGGGCGCTGGCGCAGAAGCTCGCCCTCTTCCTCACGAGCGACGTGAACCAGCTCGCCTTCTCGAAGGTCACGAAGACGACCTTCCCCAGCACCGTGAAGGCCAGCACCAACGCGTTCTTCAAGCAGGGCGGCCAGAACGCCGTCGATCAGGGCAAGCTCGTCGCCAGCACCGAGCTGAAAAAGGCGCGGGACCTGACGCTGGTGTACCCGGACGCCAGCCGCCTGAACAAGGTTTTCAAGGACAACATCGAGTCCGCCATGAGTGGGCAGAAGGGTGCCAAGCAGGCCCTCGATGACATCGTGAAGGCGTGGAACGCGAGCCTGTAA
- the argC gene encoding N-acetyl-gamma-glutamyl-phosphate reductase, translating into MTGQERLSVAIVGGSGYAGGEFLRLALGHPHLHVTQVTSERSAGQPVALVHPNLRGRTNLKFRRAAELEEAEIVVLALPHGSAAKRLAEFEGKGRVIVDLSADFRLKDPEVYRATYGEDHPTPERLGEWVYGNPELHRGELRGATRIACAGCFATGVILALYPLLKLGVLLPKDIIATGLVGSSAAGSSATEASHHPERAGSLRVYKPVGHRHTAEVQQELPGNFPLHLTAISTPRVRGILTTVQAWIPDGYSDRDVWSAYREVYGAEPFIRIVKVAKGIHRYPDPMLLDGTNYCDLGFEMDTESGRVVLMSAIDNLVKGTAGHAIQSLNVAHGWEEPTGLEFAGLHPA; encoded by the coding sequence ATGACTGGTCAAGAACGTCTGTCGGTGGCGATTGTGGGCGGCTCGGGGTACGCGGGCGGGGAGTTCCTGCGGCTGGCGCTGGGGCACCCCCACCTCCACGTGACGCAGGTGACGAGCGAGCGCAGCGCGGGGCAGCCCGTGGCCCTCGTCCACCCGAATCTGCGGGGCCGCACGAACCTCAAGTTCCGCAGGGCCGCCGAGCTGGAGGAGGCGGAGATCGTGGTCCTCGCCCTGCCGCACGGGAGCGCGGCAAAGCGTCTCGCCGAGTTCGAGGGCAAGGGGCGCGTGATCGTGGACCTCTCCGCCGACTTCCGGCTGAAGGACCCGGAGGTGTACCGGGCGACCTACGGGGAGGACCACCCGACGCCGGAGAGGTTGGGCGAGTGGGTGTACGGCAACCCGGAGCTGCACCGGGGGGAGTTGCGCGGCGCGACCCGCATCGCCTGCGCGGGGTGCTTCGCCACGGGGGTGATTCTGGCGCTGTATCCCCTGCTCAAGCTGGGTGTGCTGCTGCCGAAGGACATCATCGCCACGGGCCTCGTCGGGTCGAGCGCGGCGGGGTCGAGCGCGACGGAGGCGAGCCACCACCCGGAGCGGGCGGGGAGCCTGCGCGTGTACAAGCCCGTCGGGCACCGCCACACCGCCGAGGTTCAGCAGGAGTTGCCGGGCAACTTCCCCCTCCACCTCACGGCGATCAGCACGCCGCGCGTGCGGGGCATCCTCACCACGGTTCAGGCGTGGATTCCCGACGGCTACTCGGACCGGGACGTGTGGAGCGCCTACCGCGAGGTGTACGGGGCCGAGCCGTTCATCCGCATCGTGAAGGTGGCGAAGGGGATTCACCGCTACCCCGACCCCATGCTCCTCGACGGCACGAACTACTGCGACCTGGGCTTCGAGATGGACACCGAGTCGGGCCGCGTGGTCCTGATGAGCGCCATCGACAATCTCGTGAAAGGCACGGCGGGGCACGCCATCCAGAGCCTCAACGTCGCGCACGGCTGGGAGGAGCCGACGGGGCTGGAGTTCGCGGGGCTGCATCCGGCCTGA
- a CDS encoding TetR/AcrR family transcriptional regulator codes for MASGTRSKNPLGRPRRPAAGDGGTDTRATILDRAEELLAGRGYAGMSMDDVARAAGVTKGTLYHHFPEGKDALIVAVGDRSLRRHGEGLAAAISSAGDARAGLEAVARWVLTNSGGPERLLRDSGRFLPPEQAENMRRGFMTRMYGPVRELLEGGVAQGELPPHDAEFVAWAFLGLLAEFAELQHLLARPRLAEQIVSLMLNGIGAE; via the coding sequence GTGGCGTCGGGCACACGTTCCAAAAATCCACTTGGGCGTCCCAGGCGGCCCGCAGCGGGCGACGGTGGCACCGACACGCGGGCGACCATCCTCGACCGCGCCGAGGAGTTGCTGGCCGGGCGGGGGTACGCGGGGATGTCGATGGATGACGTGGCCCGTGCGGCGGGCGTCACGAAGGGCACGCTCTACCACCACTTCCCGGAGGGCAAGGACGCGCTGATCGTGGCGGTGGGCGACCGGAGTCTGAGGCGTCACGGGGAGGGGCTGGCGGCGGCCATCTCGTCGGCGGGGGACGCTCGGGCCGGGCTGGAGGCGGTGGCCCGCTGGGTGCTGACGAACAGCGGCGGACCCGAACGGCTCCTGCGGGACAGTGGCCGCTTCCTGCCACCGGAACAGGCCGAGAACATGCGGCGGGGCTTCATGACGCGGATGTACGGGCCGGTGCGCGAGCTTCTGGAGGGCGGGGTTGCCCAGGGTGAGCTACCTCCCCACGACGCGGAGTTCGTGGCCTGGGCCTTTCTGGGCCTGCTGGCGGAGTTCGCCGAGCTGCAACACCTCCTCGCACGCCCCCGCCTCGCCGAGCAGATCGTGAGCCTCATGTTGAATGGCATCGGGGCGGAATAG
- a CDS encoding glycoside hydrolase family 3 protein, with amino-acid sequence MTSLPPGALAMVDIPGPTLDKDTVAHLRRHGVRSVCLFGKNVRDAAQLRQLCADLRDLLGEDALIALDHEGGAILRPTFWPFAPSAMSLGAADDVRLTEDVNAALARQLRSVGVNWNFAPVLDVNVNPANPVIGERAYGADPLLVARHGAAALRGHARERVAGCVKHFPGHGDTHLDSHKALPRVSKSREELDAVEFVPFRACLAAAPAVMTAHIVYDALDPEHPATLSRAVLTDLLRREWGYAGVTVTDSMGMQAIDANYGRGEAAVLALGAGADLVMALGRREAQETTLAAMREALAGSLDRREVEASLERLHTLAAAHPADAETTLDPQADAPLLADAWARGLTPYRAPVAPPPGSRVRLVAQRKVTRENVSEASVDAEALARDLGAVYSVDLLAYDDPADLDWEAVRAPGLPVILATTTRHRQPALRGVRPDLHLALYNPYAVLDVDAPAALTYGFRPEARAALQAWLGEEGGLPGTLPFRD; translated from the coding sequence GTGACTTCTCTCCCCCCCGGCGCGCTGGCGATGGTGGACATTCCCGGCCCGACCCTCGACAAGGACACGGTGGCCCACCTGCGGCGGCACGGCGTCCGCAGCGTGTGTCTGTTCGGCAAGAATGTACGGGACGCCGCGCAACTGCGCCAGCTCTGCGCCGACCTGCGCGACCTGCTCGGCGAGGATGCCCTGATCGCCCTCGACCACGAGGGGGGCGCGATTCTGAGGCCGACCTTCTGGCCCTTCGCCCCTTCCGCGATGAGCCTCGGCGCGGCGGACGACGTGAGGCTCACCGAGGACGTGAACGCGGCCCTGGCCCGGCAACTGCGCTCGGTGGGCGTGAACTGGAACTTCGCGCCCGTGCTCGACGTGAACGTGAACCCGGCCAACCCCGTCATCGGGGAGCGGGCCTACGGCGCGGACCCCCTGCTCGTCGCCCGGCACGGCGCGGCGGCCCTGCGCGGGCACGCGCGGGAGCGGGTCGCGGGCTGCGTCAAGCATTTCCCCGGCCACGGCGATACGCACCTCGACAGCCACAAGGCCCTGCCACGGGTCTCGAAGTCCCGCGAGGAACTCGACGCGGTGGAGTTCGTCCCCTTCCGCGCCTGCCTCGCCGCCGCGCCCGCCGTGATGACCGCCCACATCGTCTACGACGCGCTCGACCCCGAGCACCCGGCCACCCTGTCGCGCGCCGTCCTCACCGACCTCCTGCGCCGGGAGTGGGGCTATGCGGGCGTCACCGTCACCGACAGCATGGGGATGCAGGCCATCGACGCGAACTACGGGCGCGGGGAGGCGGCGGTCCTCGCCCTGGGTGCCGGGGCCGACCTCGTGATGGCGCTGGGCCGCCGCGAGGCGCAGGAGACGACGCTCGCCGCCATGCGGGAGGCGCTGGCGGGCAGCCTCGACCGCCGCGAGGTGGAGGCCAGCCTGGAGAGGTTGCACACCCTCGCCGCCGCCCACCCCGCCGACGCGGAGACGACGCTCGACCCGCAGGCCGACGCGCCCCTCCTCGCCGACGCCTGGGCGCGCGGTCTCACTCCGTACCGTGCCCCGGTCGCCCCACCGCCCGGCAGCCGTGTTCGCCTCGTCGCCCAGCGGAAGGTGACGCGAGAGAACGTCAGCGAGGCGAGCGTGGACGCCGAAGCCCTCGCCCGCGACCTCGGGGCCGTCTACAGCGTGGACCTCCTCGCCTACGACGACCCGGCGGACCTCGATTGGGAGGCCGTGCGCGCCCCCGGCCTTCCGGTGATCCTCGCCACGACGACCCGCCACCGCCAGCCCGCGCTGAGGGGGGTGCGGCCCGACCTCCACCTCGCCCTCTACAACCCCTACGCCGTGCTCGACGTGGATGCCCCCGCCGCCCTCACCTACGGCTTCCGCCCGGAGGCCCGCGCGGCGCTTCAAGCGTGGCTGGGGGAGGAGGGGGGGTTGCCGGGGACACTGCCGTTTAGGGATTAG
- a CDS encoding beta-N-acetylhexosaminidase: MLLSPALAAPLPVTPVPAARAIQPGATLTPQPKRAEFPTGTLPLSGLGVRVVGNAPELGWAVRDLRTEWKTRLGAGLPDGGSRSVVIGTRADAGLAARAKAAGLLTEAAEGYALWVDATGAYVVGADAKGAYSGAQTLRQLLTPGGLRFARVQDAPALRQRVAMLYLDSSSQPVNDRLIPMLAQLKYNAVLVMSNYVQWDVAKAGGWAHPGGATKAEAARVARLAREHGMEVIPLIETLGHVGWMFHGGRNLDLVQDPDSQSPFAYDTLNPQTYERVVLPVLREAVEVFKPKVLHIGHDEVRNRDRFPARANGKAVGFEKLFVDDMLKLHGFLKSRGVGTMIWHDAAFADSVVDTLPARLPKDIQVAYWNYEPGADFPMLARIKAAGFPVLGASWHEPGNAEGQARAAAGAGAVGMIQTRWAGYFGNGSLWDGAAEQSVAYVRGGASFWNPAGKPVDAEAVFRDLYAPGTYRNTVGHLVNLTPLVTRKLTDEGGKGWILKGPDTDLRNLPTGTVRVGAYRFDVRGAVMLRGNRAAARELPERVTVELGRKAEALAFLHTTGWPAATNREVVGRYEVRYADGSVQNVPLEYGRHLRAWTDTVPTSLVAAPGWAGRTRDGLEVNVPVLEWTNPKPGVAIQSVTLVSEGKGANPTLIGLTLIGGGR; the protein is encoded by the coding sequence TTGCTCCTCTCCCCCGCCCTCGCCGCCCCCCTCCCCGTCACCCCCGTTCCCGCCGCTCGGGCCATTCAACCGGGCGCGACCCTCACACCGCAGCCGAAGAGGGCGGAGTTTCCAACCGGGACGCTTCCCCTCTCCGGCCTCGGCGTGCGGGTGGTCGGCAACGCGCCGGAGTTGGGCTGGGCGGTGCGCGACCTGCGGACCGAGTGGAAGACGCGGCTGGGGGCTGGCCTGCCCGACGGGGGCAGCCGAAGCGTCGTGATCGGCACGCGGGCGGACGCGGGATTGGCGGCGCGGGCGAAGGCGGCGGGCCTCCTCACCGAGGCGGCGGAGGGGTACGCGCTGTGGGTGGACGCGACGGGGGCCTACGTGGTGGGCGCGGATGCGAAGGGGGCGTACTCCGGCGCGCAGACGTTGCGGCAACTCCTCACGCCGGGCGGGCTGAGGTTCGCGCGGGTGCAGGACGCCCCGGCGTTGAGGCAGCGGGTGGCGATGCTGTATCTGGACTCCTCCAGCCAGCCCGTGAACGACCGCCTCATCCCCATGCTCGCGCAGCTCAAGTACAACGCCGTGCTCGTCATGTCCAACTATGTGCAGTGGGATGTGGCGAAGGCGGGCGGCTGGGCACATCCCGGCGGCGCGACGAAGGCGGAGGCGGCCCGCGTGGCGCGGCTGGCGCGGGAGCATGGGATGGAGGTCATCCCCCTCATCGAGACGCTGGGGCACGTCGGCTGGATGTTCCACGGGGGGCGGAACCTCGACCTCGTGCAGGACCCGGACTCGCAAAGTCCCTTCGCCTACGACACGCTCAACCCACAGACCTACGAGCGCGTCGTCTTGCCCGTGCTGCGCGAGGCGGTGGAGGTCTTCAAACCGAAGGTGCTCCACATCGGTCACGACGAGGTGAGGAACCGCGACCGCTTCCCCGCGCGGGCGAACGGGAAGGCGGTAGGCTTCGAGAAGCTGTTCGTGGACGACATGCTTAAGCTCCACGGCTTCCTGAAGTCCAGGGGCGTCGGGACGATGATCTGGCACGACGCGGCCTTCGCGGACAGCGTGGTGGATACCCTCCCGGCGCGGTTGCCGAAGGATATTCAGGTCGCCTACTGGAACTACGAGCCGGGGGCCGACTTCCCGATGCTCGCGCGTATCAAGGCCGCCGGATTCCCGGTGCTGGGCGCGTCGTGGCACGAGCCGGGCAACGCCGAGGGGCAGGCGCGGGCGGCGGCGGGAGCCGGGGCCGTCGGCATGATTCAGACGCGCTGGGCGGGCTACTTCGGCAACGGCAGCCTCTGGGACGGGGCCGCCGAGCAGAGCGTGGCCTACGTGCGGGGCGGGGCGAGCTTCTGGAATCCGGCTGGAAAACCAGTGGACGCAGAGGCCGTGTTCCGCGACCTCTACGCGCCGGGCACCTACCGGAATACGGTGGGCCACCTCGTCAACCTCACGCCGCTCGTGACCCGCAAGCTCACCGACGAGGGCGGGAAGGGCTGGATTCTCAAGGGGCCGGACACCGACCTGCGGAACCTTCCGACCGGGACCGTGCGGGTGGGTGCGTACCGCTTCGACGTGCGCGGGGCCGTGATGCTGCGGGGGAACCGGGCGGCGGCGCGGGAGTTGCCGGAGCGGGTGACGGTGGAGCTGGGCCGCAAGGCCGAGGCGCTGGCCTTCCTCCACACGACGGGCTGGCCCGCCGCCACGAACCGCGAGGTCGTGGGCCGCTACGAGGTGCGCTACGCGGACGGCTCGGTGCAGAACGTGCCGCTGGAGTACGGGCGACACCTCCGCGCGTGGACGGACACCGTGCCCACTAGCCTCGTCGCCGCGCCGGGCTGGGCGGGCAGGACACGTGACGGGCTGGAGGTCAACGTGCCCGTGCTGGAGTGGACGAACCCCAAGCCGGGTGTGGCGATTCAGAGCGTGACGCTGGTGAGCGAGGGCAAGGGGGCCAATCCGACCCTGATCGGGCTGACGCTGATTGGGGGCGGGAGGTAA
- a CDS encoding NUDIX hydrolase: MRELREARPDLRMTYYSVLLGRSVEPETDELLDLLNDIGEVVGVLWRSASEGVRHKRSVVGFLRNRAGEVFIPRRASHKTRWPGALDFSVGGLVLAGESCDDAFLRETREELNLDVEASSWRRVGTFSPLDTTLRCFTHVYEVPTETTPNLNPDDFSGGEWLTPNEIRRRAAGGEAVNGDLLEIVNLMFGKQ, encoded by the coding sequence TTGCGGGAACTGCGGGAAGCTCGGCCCGACCTGCGGATGACGTACTACAGCGTCCTGCTGGGCCGTTCCGTAGAGCCGGAGACGGATGAACTACTCGACCTCTTGAACGACATCGGAGAGGTGGTGGGCGTGCTGTGGCGCTCGGCGTCCGAGGGCGTGCGGCACAAGAGGAGCGTGGTGGGCTTTCTGCGGAACCGGGCCGGGGAAGTCTTCATCCCACGTCGGGCGAGCCACAAGACCCGTTGGCCGGGCGCACTCGACTTCAGCGTGGGCGGGCTGGTGCTGGCGGGTGAGTCCTGCGACGACGCCTTCCTCCGCGAGACACGGGAGGAACTGAATCTCGACGTGGAGGCGTCTTCCTGGCGGCGGGTCGGAACGTTTAGCCCTCTCGACACGACCCTGCGCTGCTTCACTCACGTCTACGAGGTGCCCACCGAGACCACGCCTAACCTCAACCCGGACGACTTCAGCGGCGGCGAGTGGCTGACGCCGAACGAGATCAGGAGGCGGGCAGCAGGGGGAGAGGCGGTGAATGGAGACCTACTGGAAATTGTGAACTTAATGTTCGGCAAGCAGTGA